The nucleotide window CCTCATCGGTGCTCACAAGTCTCTCCTCCTTATCATCCCAGTTGTAGTTGGCCATAAATACGTTGTCGCTTCCCATTTCTTCGTGCCCAATTGGGATGCTGCCCAAACTGGGGGGGTAAAACTCTTCCTCTTTGCTCTTCACTTGAGACCGGGCTCCACCGTGGATCAAGCTCCTTGAGGGGCTACTCCTGCACGCGCTCCTCTTCGACCAACAACTCCTCTCCTTCTCACTCCACAGGACATGATCAATCCCTCCCGCCGCATCTAAATTTGCTAAATAAGCTTCTTCAccatgcaggggggggagtatATTTTCCCCGGAGGTGTGCACCCCCAGGGGGCCACTTTCACTTAAGGAGGACAGACCTAACCACCTATAGAGCAGCTGGTGCTCACTTGCGATcatcttctcctcatttgaaTAGTCCACATAATCGTAGCTTCCATCCTGATGGCTATTCATCACTGGAGAGTCGCTGCTCACTTGGCGATGGAGAGGGTTCTTATTCTTTTCTCTTCTTGTGGCGGTTAGCAGTTTTGCTTCCTCCCTCACTTGGTTGCCTTGTTCGAGGGAACCACCGCTAAGGTTATACCCCGCGGGGCCCACCTGCTCTCCTCCTCCATCAGGTAGATCACCACTGCGGACTTCGtctcttccacctcttccacctcttccacctcttccgCTCCTCCCGCTCCTCCAGAAGCGCTTCTCCCTAAGGGGCTCGCCTCGAAATTTCACTCCGTAGCTGCTTCCGCCGCTAccgccgctaccaccgcttccaccgcttccgcTGCTGCCCTTCCCCGTTCGCCCTGAGACTTCATCTTGGGAGACACCCCTCTGTGACACACTCTTCCCACCACAGGTATCCGGCAGCCTCCTCAATTCGGGGCTGCTTTCTCTAAAGAGGGAAAATAAGTTATACGGCCTAAAGCTGGCATGATTCTTCGCCCCCCCGTAGTCGCCCAATGCAGTTGAGCTGCCCATGCAGGCCTCCATATGCTCGCCGCTGACGCCCCTCTGGAAGGGTCCATCCTCCGTCTGCAGCCTCTCCAGCGACGAACATCCGCTCCGCTGCTGCATGGCTTGGAGGTATTTTAGCAGCTCGTGGGGGTTCCCATTGTGGAGCTGCCCGTCATGGGGGTTCTCATTATGGAGGTTCCCCTTCTTGTCCTCACACCTCCCCAACGATGCTCTTTCCACCCAAGCGCGTGTTACCCCCCCGCTTTGGCCGCAGTCCGAGCCAATTCCGCTCCCCTCAACCCTGCCGAAGAAAACCTCATCGAAGTTCTGCGCGCAGGTATCCACTGTGTTGCTGCTGCCATACTGGCTGTTGCTCCCGCCCTGCAGGCCACTGCCGTACCGGGTCAGTCCCTCCGCCGGTTCTTCGTTGGAGGCGCCGCTATCCTTACCACCGCTATGCCTACCACCGCTGTCCCTACCACCGCTATGCCTACCACCGCTGTCCCTACCACCGCTGTGGTCACTACTACCATTCGCGCGCTCACTGTCCAACGCGGGCGGACAGCAGGGCGATCCCTTGTGCGAGTGGCCAGCCGTGCCGGTGGTGCTCCTTCTTTCTGTGTTGAGGGCTAACATGTGCAGCAGCCTCTTCCCTCCTTCTTGGTAGGGGTCGGGCGCACTCGCCAAACCGGTTGTCCCCTCCTCTTTCCCCCGCACTTGCGCTGCATCCCCGTCGTCACCTTCTTCCCTCCCCTTCGGAGTGCCGCTTCCACCAGGAGGACCACCCTCCCTAACGTTCAACGTTCCACTTTGGCTACTTATTTTTGGTGTAACCCCCGTTTTGCTCTCCCTCTCCAACTTTCCACTCTCCCCATCAAGACGACCTCTCACCGTTTGTGCGTCCACCGCCATGTAGGTCTTACACGTGCTGCATTCCTTTCGATTCGCAACATCTTCGCTTGTCGATGCCGACCGGAGGAGGGAGCCCCCCATGAAATTAAACGTGTCATCTCTATTTACGGCCAAAGCGGAATGGTAGTACCTAGCCAGATGGGACCTTTCCTCATCGTCATCCTTTTCATTCCCCTTCTTCAGCTCATTGGAAAGGCCCTCCCCGCGGATAAAGTGGGAAACCTCTCTGTCGTAGGGGGTGGTTCGAGTCGGATCGTCATGCACCCCTCTCTGTTGCAACTCCGGGGGGGAGTTCCCAACGTCATagtcccccccgcgcagtgCCTTCCTTCCTCCGCTACTAATGCTGCTGCTGTCCGTAGCGCTATTCCCGGATAGCACTCCCATGGGGTAGGCCTTCCCCTCCCAGCTGAGGCCTCCCCGAATGATGAAGCGGTCTGCGTTGTGTGCCAACCCATCCCCC belongs to Plasmodium vivax chromosome 6, whole genome shotgun sequence and includes:
- a CDS encoding hypothetical protein, conserved (encoded by transcript PVX_001830A), with translation MCKYALINKCDRGENCTFAHDISELRIKPDMRKTKLCKSYILGKCTDHNCIYAHSVNELREVGKPAICQLHREGRCIKGNQCRFAHSINDINTKLVQFYEEHMHEGEVEFSRLSRGGGVGGGVGGGVGGSMRGSVGIGMESALRSGELLHLARQEKGREWKLSVNFTDGSSNSSSVSNQPTRGCARTANRTSKTSSTCRGINRGMSGGMNRANLIKNSPCSAFSSNNILNLNCRKEEEKKNEDLLLARDGKYTRLCAINMNMKSRQGGAYRYDERLLIQDGKEDYPLEGKFKKINYPENRQQHDGNGPIESVRQNFTPSFNFRSILSFNGEEAGDNGNPSGAVDDRSGTSGDDSVNYGLARNVNAIGEESTLGLGNQGGTVRGGKFPQGGEFTRVRDSGKKVPPSESATFKEEKKKTQGSADKGDGLAHNADRFIIRGGLSWEGKAYPMGVLSGNSATDSSSISSGGRKALRGGDYDVGNSPPELQQRGVHDDPTRTTPYDREVSHFIRGEGLSNELKKGNEKDDDEERSHLARYYHSALAVNRDDTFNFMGGSLLRSASTSEDVANRKECSTCKTYMAVDAQTVRGRLDGESGKLERESKTGVTPKISSQSGTLNVREGGPPGGSGTPKGREEGDDGDAAQVRGKEEGTTGLASAPDPYQEGGKRLLHMLALNTERRSTTGTAGHSHKGSPCCPPALDSERANGSSDHSGGRDSGGRHSGGRDSGGRHSGGKDSGASNEEPAEGLTRYGSGLQGGSNSQYGSSNTVDTCAQNFDEVFFGRVEGSGIGSDCGQSGGVTRAWVERASLGRCEDKKGNLHNENPHDGQLHNGNPHELLKYLQAMQQRSGCSSLERLQTEDGPFQRGVSGEHMEACMGSSTALGDYGGAKNHASFRPYNLFSLFRESSPELRRLPDTCGGKSVSQRGVSQDEVSGRTGKGSSGSGGSGGSGGSGGSSYGVKFRGEPLREKRFWRSGRSGRGGRGGRGGRDEVRSGDLPDGGGEQVGPAGYNLSGGSLEQGNQVREEAKLLTATRREKNKNPLHRQVSSDSPVMNSHQDGSYDYVDYSNEEKMIASEHQLLYRWLGLSSLSESGPLGVHTSGENILPPLHGEEAYLANLDAAGGIDHVLWSEKERSCWSKRSACRSSPSRSLIHGGARSQVKSKEEEFYPPSLGSIPIGHEEMGSDNVFMANYNWDDKEERLVSTDEGAILIGSTEGAIMGSQASNHRTVHRKESDVAKKGETHFGKSDYGGDLTVGKIPPKRQLCEGVERSCAWGGEANLLDGQKWGGPKWSGQKWGGQKWDQVSHESLSRAHMGDGSVGECPNGLLDTWSGGAMSFLGSDAEKENMSGRGRSQASHPSYGNHPNHGSHPNHPSHALTAAFLNYDYEKGIEDDVVRSFLEERNFPAYDRLDSSCFYNFHVGNGRPLLSNSADGAVSGKESNSAYDGVEVSAHADGAFCVDLSKDLDLHFLSQGG